One Sulfitobacter sp. M39 genomic window, ACAACGGCTGGGGGCGCTGATTACAGCTCCCAGTCGTCTTGCTGCGGCAAAGGCCCGATGGCCATCCAAGACGCCCTGACGCGCGCGATACGCGTATCGCCCCAGGTGCGGAACACCAGCTCAAATCCCTCTTTCGTGACATTCTCTGATCGTAGATCCGCGCGCATGACCGTGGCGTTATCCACATCCCACAGCGCAAGCGAGGCGTGTACCGTGGGGATATCGCGGTACGGCGCGGAAAAGGTGATATGGTTGCGCCGCTCACGCTGGCCCTTCCCCGTCCACATCTCGCCACCATCCTGAAAATCGGAGAACAACACTGTCTCTCCGCTATCGATACCAACGCTGTTTGCGTTCATTCTTTTCATCGTGATGGCCTGCCCCAACCTGTCCTACCCCTGCGATCTGACAACCATAAGTTAAGGGTAACAAATAGAAAAGGCCCCGCGATTGCAGGGCCTTTTCATCAAAACGGGCAAGGAAACGTCAGAGGCTGGGTTGCTTGCTCGACAAGCCGATTTCGTCCCCCATGGCAACCATGTCGGACAGCAGCTTGGCTGCGTCGTCTACGGGGCCAGGTTCATTCACGAAACCCTCTTTTGCCGTTGTGTACATGGCTTTGGCTTCGGCGATCATTTCGTCCAGATGCTCTTGGGTCATATCACCCTTGGACACCGCGCGTTCGGCCAGAACCGATACGCCTTCGGATGAAATCTCGGCAAAGCCGCCGGTTACCACATACTCAGCAGTGCCTTCCGGGCCTTCAACACGCAGCACACCGGGGCGCAGCGTGGTGATGGTGGGGGCATGATCAGGCATTGCTGTCATGTCCCCGTCCGCACCCGGAATCTGAACGGCCGTCACCTGCATCGAGGCCAGCCGCCGCTCGGGCGAAACGAGGTCGAATTGCATTGTGTCTGCCATTTTCAGCGCTCCTTAAGCGGCGTCTGCCGCCATTTTTTCAGCTTTCGCTTTCACTTCTTCGATGCCGCCAACCATGTAGAAGGCACCTTCGGGCAGGTGATCGTATTCACCGGCCACAACCGCCTTGAAGGAGGTGATTGTCTCTTCCAGTGGAACCTGCTTACCGTCGGAGCCGGTGAACACTTTCGCAACGTCGAAAGGCTGGCTCAGGAAGCGTTCGATCTTACGCGCACGGGCAACGGTCAGTTTGTCGTCTTCCGACAGTTCGTCCATGCCGAGGATCGCGATGATGTCCTGCAGCGACTTGTAGCGTTGCAGGATACCCTGAACGTCACGTGCCACGTTGTAGTGCTCTTCGCCAACGATGGACGGGTCCATCAGACGCGATGTGGAGCCGAGCGGATCAACAGCAGGGTAGATACCCTTTTCCGAGATCGAACGATCCAGAACGGTTGTCGCGTCAAGGTGCGCAAAGGATGTCGCAGGCGCAGGGTCGGTAAGGTCATCCGCGGGAACGTAAACGGCCTGAACCGATGTAATCGAACCGGATTTGGTCGATGTAATACGTTCTTGCATCGCACCCATATCGGTCGCCAGTGTGGGCTGGTAGCCCACGGCAGAAGGAATACGACCCAGCAGAGCCGAAACCTCGGAACCGGCTTGGGTAAAGCGGAAGATGTTGTCGACGAAGAACAGAACATCGGTACCGGATTGGTCGCGGAACTGTTCGGCCAGTGTCAGACCGGTCAGAGCAACACGCATACGCGCTCCGGGAGGCTCGTTCATCTGGCCGTACACCAGCGCAACCTGCGATTTTTCCAGATCATCAGGGTTGATAACGTTGGATTCGATCATCTCGTGGTACAGGTCGTTCCCTTCACGGGTACGTTCACCAACGCCCGCGAAAACCGAATAACCGGAGTGTACTTTGGCGATGTTGTTGATCAGTTCCATGATCAGAACGGTTTTACCAACACCGGCACCACCGAACAGACCAATTTTACCACCCTTGGCGTAAGGCGCCAGAAGATCGATAACCTTGATGCCTGTTTCCAGCACTTCGGATGTTGTCGACTGTTCCGCGAACTCGGGCGCATCCGCGTGGATCGAGCGACGCTCGGCCGATTGGATGTCGCCTTTTTCGTCGATGGCTTCGCCAACAACGTTCATGATGCGGCCCAATGTGGCGTTGCCCACTGGGATCGAGATTGGCGCATCTGTGTCTTCGACGCGCTGGCCGCGAACCAGACCTTCGGTCGCGTCCATCGCGATGGTACGCACGGTGTTTTCGCCAAGGTGCTGAGCCACTTCGAGGATCAGTTTCTTGCCGTGGTTTTCAGTTACAACAGCGTTGAGGATCTCTGGCAGGTGATCCTCGAACTGCACATCGACGACGGCGCCGATGACTTGTGTGATTTTGCCGACTGCATTTGCCATGTCGTTTCTCCGATTTGTCCTACAGCGCTTCCGCGCCGGAAATGATTTCGATCAGCTCGTTGGTGATGACGGCCTGACGCGAACGGTTATACTCGATGGTTAGATCTTCGATCATGTCACCGGCGTTCCGTGTTGCGTTGTCCATTGCCGACATCCGGGCACCCTGTTCAGAGGCCGCGTTTTCCAGCAGAGCCGAGAAGATCGCCGTTGCAACGCCGCGCGGCAGCAGGTCGGCCAGGATGGCCTCTTCGCTGGGCTCGTAGTCGAACAATGTCGTCGCCTCGTCCGCGCCTTCGGTTTCTTCGAAGGTCGCCGGGATGATCTGCTGTGCCGTCGGGATCTGGCTGACGACGTTCACGAACTTCGAATAGAATATCGTGGCGATGTCATATTCACCCGCGTCAAAACGGCCAAGTACGTCCTTGGCGATCCCCTGCGCATCGGCATAGCCAAGGCGCTTGACGTCGCTGAGGTCAACGTGACCGACCAAAAGGTCGCCAAAGTCACGACGGATGCTGTCGCGGCCTTTCTTGCCAACGGTCAAAATCTTGACCTCCTTACCCTTGGCGATAAGGCCACGGGCATGGGCTTTGGCAAGCTTGGCGATGTTGGCGTTAAAGCCACCGCACAGGCCACGTTCAGCGGTCATGACAACCAACAGGTGAACCTGATCCGACCCTGTGCCGCTCAGCAGCTTGGGGGCGGTGTCAGACCCACCCACCGATGCAGCCAACCGCGACATCACAGCGTTAAAACGCTCTGTGTAGGGGCGGGACTGCTCGGCAGCTTCCTGCGCGCGGCGAAGCTTCGCCGCGGCAACCATTTGCATGGCTTTCGTGATCTTGCGGGTCGATTTGACCGACGCGATCCGGTTTTTTAGGTCCTTGAGGTTTGGCATGTGCCCTCCCTCCCTTAAGCGAAGTCAGCGGCGAAAGAATCGATGGCAGCTTTGATCTTGTCTTCCAGCTCACCCTTCACCTTGCGGTCGTTGTTGGTGATGTCAGCCATCAGGTCGGCGTGCTTGCTGCGCAAATGCGCCAGCAGGCCCGCTTCAAAGCGGCCGACTTCTTTGACGTCGATCTTGTCGAGGTAGCCGTTTGTACCCGCGTAGATCACGCAGACGATTTCTGCGTTGGTCAGGGGGGAGTACTGAGGCTGCTTCATCAGCTCTGTCAGGCGCGCACCACGGTTCAGCAGCTGCTGAGTGGAGGCATCAAGGTCGGAACCGAACTGAGCAAAGGCCGCCATTTCGCGGTACTGAGCCAAGGACAGTTTAACCGGACCAGCAACAGAAGACATCGCTTTGGTCTGAGCCGAGGACCCAACGCGCGAAACCGACAGACCGGTGTTCACAGCAGGACGGATACCTTGGTAGAACAATTCGGTTTCCAAGAAGATCTGACCATCGGTGATCGAGATCACGTTGGTTGGAATAAACGCGGAAACGTCACCACCTTGGGTTTCGATGATCGGCAGA contains:
- a CDS encoding F0F1 ATP synthase subunit epsilon; translation: MADTMQFDLVSPERRLASMQVTAVQIPGADGDMTAMPDHAPTITTLRPGVLRVEGPEGTAEYVVTGGFAEISSEGVSVLAERAVSKGDMTQEHLDEMIAEAKAMYTTAKEGFVNEPGPVDDAAKLLSDMVAMGDEIGLSSKQPSL
- the atpD gene encoding F0F1 ATP synthase subunit beta, coding for MANAVGKITQVIGAVVDVQFEDHLPEILNAVVTENHGKKLILEVAQHLGENTVRTIAMDATEGLVRGQRVEDTDAPISIPVGNATLGRIMNVVGEAIDEKGDIQSAERRSIHADAPEFAEQSTTSEVLETGIKVIDLLAPYAKGGKIGLFGGAGVGKTVLIMELINNIAKVHSGYSVFAGVGERTREGNDLYHEMIESNVINPDDLEKSQVALVYGQMNEPPGARMRVALTGLTLAEQFRDQSGTDVLFFVDNIFRFTQAGSEVSALLGRIPSAVGYQPTLATDMGAMQERITSTKSGSITSVQAVYVPADDLTDPAPATSFAHLDATTVLDRSISEKGIYPAVDPLGSTSRLMDPSIVGEEHYNVARDVQGILQRYKSLQDIIAILGMDELSEDDKLTVARARKIERFLSQPFDVAKVFTGSDGKQVPLEETITSFKAVVAGEYDHLPEGAFYMVGGIEEVKAKAEKMAADAA
- a CDS encoding F0F1 ATP synthase subunit gamma, with the protein product MPNLKDLKNRIASVKSTRKITKAMQMVAAAKLRRAQEAAEQSRPYTERFNAVMSRLAASVGGSDTAPKLLSGTGSDQVHLLVVMTAERGLCGGFNANIAKLAKAHARGLIAKGKEVKILTVGKKGRDSIRRDFGDLLVGHVDLSDVKRLGYADAQGIAKDVLGRFDAGEYDIATIFYSKFVNVVSQIPTAQQIIPATFEETEGADEATTLFDYEPSEEAILADLLPRGVATAIFSALLENAASEQGARMSAMDNATRNAGDMIEDLTIEYNRSRQAVITNELIEIISGAEAL
- a CDS encoding H-type lectin domain-containing protein yields the protein MNANSVGIDSGETVLFSDFQDGGEMWTGKGQRERRNHITFSAPYRDIPTVHASLALWDVDNATVMRADLRSENVTKEGFELVFRTWGDTRIARVRASWMAIGPLPQQDDWEL